CGGAGGCCTCATCACTTTCCACGGCCCCGGACAGCTGGTGTGCTACCCCGTGCTGGAGCTGGGTCCCCTGCGCCGGACGCTGCGGGCCTATGTATGCGGTCTGGAGGGGGCGGTCATAGGCCTGTGCCGGAGCCTCGGTCTGGATGCGTATCGCGCCCCGGAGACAGGGGTATGGGTCCGGGACAAGAAGATCTGCGCTATCGGTGAGCGCTCTAGGCCTAGACACCTACTGCACGGGCACAGACGCGGGCTTATACCCCCTGAAGGGTTCGGTGCTGCCTGTCAGACATATGATAACAAATCACACAAACAGAGCATGCtggggagatatatatatatatatatagaccccacacacacctgccgggtatatttatatacagatcctatatatatataaatatatatatatatatataacccatatatatatatatatatatatattacacagaaCCCCCTACCCCTCAGGGGTAGGGGGTTCTGTGTAccccaacgactgattaagatttgagtctttacagcaggagaaacgggcgattagacggggggccgaatggggccggcaggttctgtgtttctatagaAAGAATGGAACAGGAAATCTGCTTAGATTTATTTGCGTAACTCGCTAGGGACAGTAATCCAGGTCTCGTCTGAGTGGGACGGCACCTTTAGGGGATGCGCTGGATGCCATTTAGAAAGCAcagtatttgatctatacattgtgccGGCCATAGCTCAAAAGACGTGTATACATGTAGTGACATATCAGTGTATGCTAGAAGTGTAATTAAAGGAACGGCGTAGACCCCCCCCACCTGCAAATTAAAAGTCATTAGAccggcagccaatcacatgcctGCTAGCAAAACATCAGATAGCGTCCATGTGTTAGTCCAGCTTCTTTCTATAGGGACTGCGGGGCATCAATAAGAATGGGAGTTCTAATgagcgctactgagcatgtgcaggaagcataccATGGTATGCTCCATGCCTTCAGCAGAGGcggctgggggaggagttaaatgagacagaagaatCCCATGCAGTAAAACCCCCCCGGCGTCCCTGTACAGTATACTCCAAAACAACCAAACGTAGTGATCTGCAACCCGACCTTCCATGTTCTATCAAAAGAAACCACCGAGTCTGGCTTGGCTCGCGCCTCTCTATGGTAAGCTCATCGCGTTTATCCTGTATGTTCTCTGCTGTGTGACGTTGATTAGCTGCCGGTTCTGTTGCAGGGGTTCACTGCGCCAGGCGCGTTACCTCCCACGGACTGGCTTTGAACTGCAACACGGACCTCTCGTGGTTCGAACACATCGTCCCGTGCGGGATCGTAGGAAAAGGAGTCACGTCCCTGACCCAGGAGCTCGGAAGGGAGGTCACCGTGGAGGAAATCATCCCTCCGTTCCTGGAGGCCTTCGAAGAGGAATTTAAATGCACTTTAGTCTTTGAGGACCAACCGGAACAGATAAACGGAACATCGTAATATCTGGAACTTGTATTAAAATGATCTTCGTTTAACCCTTTAGAATCATTAAGATGTCTTCTTCTGTTGCTCTTTATGTGACCCAACGGGGGCTACGAATGAATTGGGCGCTAAGGAGAAAGTGTCGCGTCCtaatgtgtttgtgtctggAGAAGAATCCGTTGGTCTGGAGGATCCAGGATACAGATTGAGAACCCATAGCTGGCAACAAAAAATGTACGCTAGCAAGTCCTGTCCATTATACATCCTCCAGGAGGGGCAGCAGGGATGTTGAGGAAAGATTAGGAGGTCATAATCTACaactagaggcttagatggaatgtaaggaagctttactttgaACAGTCTCCCaagagaagtggtagaggggtaatacagcgagtgaatgtaaccatgcatgggataggcatatagctcctgaccaatgactgattaggGTCCTTAGATCAGGgaagatgggccaaatggttcttatttgccctCAGATACAATGTTTCTATGAAAGGAACACAGAAAAGACCAAGTTCAGATGCATTATTAGTCTAGATGCCCCTGGTGGACACTTGCGGAATTGCAACCAAACCTCACGATCTGCTTGAAGGTCACAAAGCTCAAGTCAGAGGACCCTAGGACTCGTTACCAGCTTCCCATGGTTAGCGAAAGACCGTTCCCCACAGATTCCAGCTGTCTATACATTATTCACACACATGCCATCATCCTTATGTCTGTATTAATACGTTTATGGTTGATTTGAATGTGAAGACCTATGGAAGGTGGCCGTAGGCTAAGAGAATTGGGCAGCTTATCCTTCCCGTGTAACTATGTGCCGGCTGTTATTTTGGTTAGGGCTCTCTCACGCAATCAGGGAAAGTACGGTATTTTTTAGGAAGGCAGGTGTCCTGGCCAGATATACGCGAGGTCGCCTCTTAAATGAGAGGTCGTTCCGATTCATAACTAACCTCGGAATCGCAGGCCGATAACAGAGGAATTAATCAGGGTCTGACAGCGCAGGAAGGCCAGCCGCCGACGCGGCACGTTCTTCCACGTTCTTCCATTTGGGAGATGAGACGGCGTTAAGATATGGAGTCCTGAGAGACAAGATAACCATCAGCGGGGAAGCAGCCTTCCTGCCCCTCTGTGTGGGCATAAGCGTGCTTCCAAAAAACACAAGCTAAGCCTTCTTCCTTCCCAAAACACAAACAGTTAGAAAGTCCGGGTCAGCGTTTGGGCTCCGGTCGGTCCGTGGCCTTAAAAGCTCAGACGTCGTACCATCCAAGTAAAACAGCaccatttaacccattcagagCCAGGGGCTGAGTAATATCCAGATCTGACGGCATGAAAACATCTCATCCAGCTGTCACTGAGGAGTATGTGTGCGGGGAGTAGATCACTCACATGATCACACGTTGTTCTTTATGGATTAGTAGGTTGGGGGTTGGGGttgtcaaaaaaatatttgattttttcagagaatttgctgtggatttaaataaaagtttaggAACTCCAGAGCCGAGATAGCACTTGGGCTTTGGGACAAGGACCTGAGACAGAACACGGTCATCTTTGGCCATCTATCTTGGAAGCTTCTTGACATGTTTCCATATTATTCG
This sequence is a window from Spea bombifrons isolate aSpeBom1 chromosome 2, aSpeBom1.2.pri, whole genome shotgun sequence. Protein-coding genes within it:
- the LIPT2 gene encoding putative lipoyltransferase 2, mitochondrial, translating into MSATAGRPVLRVLRLGLLSYTEALRVQQGCVQAVKERAAEPRGTVLLCEHPAVYTVGIRRAPYPVLEEERLRQIGADFQRTDRGGLITFHGPGQLVCYPVLELGPLRRTLRAYVCGLEGAVIGLCRSLGLDAYRAPETGVWVRDKKICAIGVHCARRVTSHGLALNCNTDLSWFEHIVPCGIVGKGVTSLTQELGREVTVEEIIPPFLEAFEEEFKCTLVFEDQPEQINGTS